In Danaus plexippus chromosome 9 unlocalized genomic scaffold, MEX_DaPlex mxdp_26, whole genome shotgun sequence, the following proteins share a genomic window:
- the LOC116767545 gene encoding pro-cathepsin H-like yields the protein MIAFILKIFPLLIVASVAGKNVLEDDLPKLKWPKKYSFEAESLSLTSGLVEDVTYWRVSKKSRVDFNKGAVKLISIKGQRKSKFPFGVKYEIHPESNEEYENKFICTGMKGNIFRQAKLDKVLPDVDDFVHIGKEKLELGEVEKFTFFEDKDYINSQTRQNLWVLQNDSTFIPVRYEKIVYNTWIKNVKDHTIWNIFNFKTDFSEDVFDIDDYDCKINSPKNNNENEEVDSDESTNLDSDHVFAEFMQKHNKNYDGPEHEQRRKIFETNLRKIEEHNRSNKNFKLAINKFADLTHKEMEKRKGLKRRGKSSGAIPFPYSKSKIAEMSDTLPKEYDARMYGLVTSVKDQQDCGSCWTFGTTSAVEGALARINGGRLMRLANQALIDCAWGYENFGCDGGTDTGAYHWMLNYGMPTEEEYGPYVNKDGFCRIHNMTQTYKIKGFTNVTPYSVEALKVALVNHGPLSVSIDATDMLTYYNGGIYSDSDCSTTNLNHEVTLVGYGELDGEEYWIVKNSWGRDWGVDGYFHITTRDNSCGITTEPTYVVF from the exons ATGATtgcctttatattaaaaatttttccgTTACTCATTGTTGCATCGGTTGCTGGGAAAAATG ttcttGAAGATGACCTTCCAAAACTGAAATGGCCCAAAAAGTATTCGTTCGAAGCCGAATCTCTGTCACTGACGTCAGGTTTGGTTGAAGATGTCACCTACTg GCGAGTCAGCAAAAAATCGAGGGTAGATTTTAACAAAGGTGCCGTAAAACTGATATCAATTAAGGGCCAGAGGAAGTCAAAATTTCCTTTCGGTGTAAAATATGAG ATTCATCCCGAAAGTAATGAAGAATATGAGAACAAATTCATCTGCACGGGAATGAAAGGAAACATCTTCAGACAAGCCAAACTGGATAAGGTTTTGCCAGATGTTGACGATTTTGTCCACATtg GGAAGGAGAAACTTGAATTAGGTGAGGTGGAAAAGTTTACATTCTTTGAAGACAAAGATTATATTAACTCTCAAACGAGGCAGAATTTATGGGTGTTACAAAATGATTCAACATTTATACCCGTtag atATGAGAAGATAGTATATAATACTTGGATTAAAAATGTGAAAGATCACACAATTTGGAACATCTTCAACTTCAAAACCGATTTCAGCGAAGACGTCTTCGACATAGACGACT atgattgcaaaattaattcgcccaaaaataacaatgaaaatgaAGAGGTTGATAGTGATGAAAGCACAAACTTGGATTCGGATCACGTATTCGCAGA atttatgcaAAAGCACAATAAAAACTACGACGGTCCTGAACATGAGCAGCGcagaaaaatttttgaaactaATTTAAG aAAGATTGAGGAACATAATagaagtaataaaaacttcaagctagcaataaacaagtttgCTGATCTTACCCACAAAGAAATGGAAAAACGGAAGGGTCTCAAACGACGAGGCAAATCATCAGGCGCAATTCCATTTCCGTATAGCAAATCGAAGATCGCTGAAATGTCTGATACTCTACCGAAAGAATATGACGCGAGGATGTACGGCCTAGTAACATCGGTTAAGG aTCAACAGGATTGTGGATCGTGTTGGACTTTTGGAACAACTAGCGCGGTAGAGGGAGCTCTAGCAAGAATAAATGGTGGAAGACTTATGAGACTCGCCAACCAAGCTCTTATAGACTGTGCCTGGGG atatgAGAATTTTGGCTGTGACGGGGGTACAGACACGGGAGCGTATCACTGGATGTTGAATTATGGCATGCCCACTGAAGAGGAGTATGGTCCATATGTGAACAAA gACGGTTTCTGTAGAATTCACAATATGACGCAAACCTACAAGATAAAAGGATTTACTAACGTTACACCCTACAGCGTTGAAGCTCTTAAG gTGGCCTTGGTGAACCACGGTCCGTTGTCGGTGTCCATCGACGCTACAGACATGCTTACTTATTACAACGGCGGTATCTACTCCGATAGTGACTG CAGTACTACAAATTTAAACCACGAAGTAACTCTCGTCGGCTACGGTGAATTGGACGGTGAAGAGTATTGGATAGTGAAAAATTCGTGGGGTAGGGATTGGGGTGTTGACGGCTATTTCCATATCACAACCCGGGATAACAGCTGCGGGATCACCACTGAACCTACTTATGTAGTTTTCTAA
- the LOC133320172 gene encoding uncharacterized protein LOC133320172, whose protein sequence is MSKPFAILLLVTLCEKSVFSSNLGIYAIRDRLLQFNLNSVKLECVLRIVQQEVECQDYFTVLHQSHYGDQIIEHLSATNCYSFITRTPKPQKWLLRSEAYIILVENVTDFIGSIDKLSKDFAWNAVARFFIVIRQFENMQHLDLFKVLAKFNIYHVHVITSETTDKTLIYTYNPFENNRCGHVDENVIKIDDCKGFIHNELNENEMEDLLRPCPLAVLSRENPPNVIFKMNKKFRHGGVALTGIEQYMLNNIAEKEKFRFSLLQHLPKYPLGFSIGGYKSTKKGSDCYDFIWGYCYGNINVYTAVRHEEEWRKLIQEFGTTTWALIALSYSSVTIFLLIIYKLSIGKINKKYVILRIWGYLHNSPDKELIKIRKLRVLLLTWIWFSFFIVNFYNTALYTLITAPDKRGVIIKPEKLFSSPLKPCISIKFRQWFKLAYNITLPTTSEGDCSYDDTALDAVFLTNAW, encoded by the exons ATGTCTAAACCCTTTGCTATATTGCTTCTAGTAACATTATGTGAAAAATCTGTCTTTTCTAGTAATTTGGGTATATACGCAATAAGAGATAGACTCTtacaattcaatttaaactCAGTAAAATTAGAATGTGTCTTAAGAATTGTACAACAAGAAGTTGAATGTCAAgattattttacagttttacATCAGTCACATTACGGAGATCAAATTATAGAACATTTAAGTGCAACCAATTGTTACAGTTTTATTACGAGAACTCCAAAACCACAAAAATGGCTCCTACGATCTGAAGCCTACATTATTTTAGTGGAAAATGTCACCGACTTTATTGGAAGCATTGATAAGCTGTCCAAAGACTTCGCATGGAATGCGGTAGCAAGGTTCTTTATTGTAATACGTCAGTTTGAAAACATGCAACATCTTGatctttttaaagttttggctaaatttaatatttaccatGTGCATGTTATAACCTCAGAAACGACGgacaaaacattaatatatacatataacccCTTTGAAAATAATCGATGTGGACATGTTGATgagaatgttattaaaatagatgaTTGCAAAGGTTTCAttcataatgaattaaatgaaaatgaaatggaAGATCTATTACGACCCTGTCCTCTCGCTGTATTATCCAGAGAAAACCCaccaaatgttatttttaaaatgaataaaaaattccgTCATGGTGGAGTTGCCTTAACAGGAATAGAACAGtatatgttaaacaatattgccgagaaagaaaaatttagattt AGTCTTTTACAACATCTACCAAAATATCCATTAGGGTTCAGCATCGGCGGATATAAGTCTACGAAAAAAGGATCTGACTGTTACGATTTCATATGGGGTTACTGCTATGGTAACATTAATGTTTACACCGCTGTTCGTCACGAAGAAGAGTGGAGGAAATTGATTCAAGAGTTTGGGACGACAACTTGGGCTTTAATAGCATTATCATATAGTTctgttactatttttttattaataatatacaagttgtcaattggaaaaataaataaaaaatacgtcaTCCTAAGAATATGGGGATATCTACACAACAGCCCAGATAAAGAACTAATTAAAATCCGAAAATTGAGAGTACTGCTACTTACCTGGATTTGGTTCtcattttttatagtaaatttttacaatacagCCCTATACACACTTATAACTGCTCCAGATAAAAGAggtgttattataaaaccggaaaaattattttcatcgcCTTTGAAACCTTGTATAAGCATCAAATTCCGACAGTGGTTCAAACTTGCTTACAACATTACATTACCGACGACAAGCGAGGGAGATTGTTCTTATGATGATACAGCATTAGATGCG GTATTTTTAACTAACGCCTGgtga